One Salvia miltiorrhiza cultivar Shanhuang (shh) chromosome 6, IMPLAD_Smil_shh, whole genome shotgun sequence genomic window, TCTTATTGGGAGATTATGGTTGCTGTGCATTTATAGTTTCTATGATGATTATTCTTGTTGTTCGATTGATGTATGGAGTCGGTTGAATTTAGGGTTTTGTGTGTTTGATTGACTTGTCGGTTAATCTgtgatgttttcttttttaatctTTCCCATCTATTTTTAACCTGAGGTCTACTAAGTTGTTTCCACATGCCGGTCAATGGCGatgattttagggtttggaATTCGTTAATTTGCTTTTGTGAAGTTTTAGTTAGCCCATGTTCAATTGCTTATTTACTCACATCAGAAGTCGAGTCAGATGAGAATGAAGGTTTTGACTTGCATGTTTTTGTTTGAAACATTTAATCCTCTCCGGAACTGAATTATAAACTTTCATCTAAGCAACTTTTATGAGCATTGACATTCTATCTTTTATTGGATTATCGATGAAAACTTGCTTAGTTTACTAGTGCGACTTTCATCTgagtattttatttactttctttTTGTGTGTGTATTTTGGGGAACTCTCATCTAAATGAAAAGTCACGCTAGTAAATAAAAGGTGGTAGGCAATTATGCCTCATGAACAAATATTATGATTTCTTGTTGGTTGCACTTTTAATGCGTATATTATGTAGATGATAGTGATAATGATAATGATAAACAGTTGAAATGTTTGGTGTCATGGCTTGGAAGAGGACATCTTTTAGCTGCTGCTTTGAAAGAATATGATGGATTCAGGAGAGTAGAAatcaaattataatatttgtgTTTCTCTGTGGCTGTTACGAGTTTCTGCATCATctgtttttcaaaattattctaataaAATTTGGTGCACATTCCAAGTGCAGAGAAATGGAAGTGTGTTCTGGGTGGAGAAACAAGAGCAACTGTTGAAACTTTGTTGTTGTGTTTAGCCTTTATATCTGATTAATATGTTATTCCATTTTCAGTTTCTTGTGAAGATGTTGTGTATTTTTACTGGGGCTCTATCGTGTGGGCATGACTTTTGCAAACATTTGTTCGATGGAAGATGACCTTGCTGATGGATAACAACAAAGATAATCCTTCCAGAGAGCGTGTTCAACAACTATTCAACAAGGTATTTATCTCCTAAAATTGGTCGGTTATCCTTTGATTTTGCATCTTGCACAGGGATAAACACATACTCCTGACTCCTGTATGCCATGCCATTGTAAAAAGTATTGCatctttatttctttgtttgGCTAAAAATTAACAGTATATGTTATCTTTTGTGACTTGACTTCTTTGTCCTGTTGTAGAATGTTGAGTTGGAGAACAAGCGAAGGAAAGCGGCGCAGGCAAGAATCCCTTCAGATCCTAACACATGGCAGAATATGCGTGAAAATTATGAAGCAATTCTCCTTGAAGACCATGCTTTTTCTGAACAACACGATATAGAATATGCTCTATGGCAATTGCATTATAGGAGGATTGAGGAGCTAAGGGCCCTCTTCAATGCAGCAGCTCTAGCTTCGGCAGGATCACCTGCATCCCAAAATGGTAAAGGGACAGTTCGTGCTGGACCTGATCGACTTACAAAGATTCGTTCGCAATTTAAGACCTTCCTTTCCGAGGCTACTGGATTTTATCATGATTTGATGTTGAAGATAAGATCTAAGTATGGGCTCCCATTGGGATATTCTTCTGATGATCCGGAAAATCAGATCCCAATGTCAAAAGATGGAAATAAATCTTCAGAGGGGAAAAAAGGCTTGATGTCCTGTCATCGTTGTTTAATCTATTTGGGTGATCTCGCTCGTTACAAAAGCTTATATGGCGAAGGCGATTCTAAAGCCCGGGATTTTGCAGCTGCATCAAGTTATTACTTGCAAGCTTCCTCAATATGGCCTTCAAGTGGTAATCCACATCATCAGGTGCATTTATATATTGATGTTATGATTTTTCTGATTACTTCCTATTTCAGAGCATGTTTGACTTGGTTGAATCTCTTGGTCACCTAACTTGAATGTTGTCCTTTGCAATTTTAAGCTTGCCATACTGGCTGGATATTCGAATGATGAACTGCTGTCAATATATCGCTATTTTCGAAGTCTAGCAGTGGATATCCCATTTGTTACTGCAAGAGACAACTTAATCATTGCATTTGAGAAGGTAATGTTAGTGTCTAAACTACTGTGACTGCGTACTTTGAATTTCATGCATCTTATACTCTGTATTGATATTTCACTATGGATGTGCTTGGTCAGCTGGACCTGGCAAGTGGCAACTAGTTCAATTTAGCACAAAACCTACAAGTCAGAACTTCCATCTCAAATCTGTTTTAAACTAGGCAGATGCTATTATGCTAGACCTATTAACTGTATGTGTGAGTCGTGCTGGTTTAAGCTGTCACTACTCATTTCTAAAAGTCTTGTACATAAATTTGGCAATGATTCTGGAAATGTCAAACAACAGTTTGTTGAAAGGGTGTACAGAATGGATGAAGATACAAATGACACCCTATAGTTTTATCTAACATTCTTGCCTTTATTTTACAGAACCGTCAGAGTTATTCCCAACTGCTTGGTGATGGTAAAGCACCTGCTGTGAAGATGCAACCTGCAAGAGTGCCTGGAAAGGGAAAGGGAAAAGGGGAGTTGAGGCCTGCTTTAAAGGAGAATAAGTCGGTAGCTAGTGCAATCAAGGAAAGAGCTCCAAATAAGTCTGAACTCTTCAAAGCTTTTATTACAAAATTTGTTAGGTTGAATGGCATTCTCTTCACGCGCACAaggttggttgtgaatttgataGAGTATTAGAGGATTGTAGTTTCAGAACAATCATTTACTGACACATTTTCTTTTGTTGTGATCCCAGCCTGGAAATCTTTCCCGAAGTGTTCTCTATGGTTAAAAATGATTTATTGGAACTACTTTCCAGTGGGCCAGATGACGAGTTCAACTTTGGTTCAGATGCTGCTGAATGTAGACTTGCAGTCATTAGAATGATTGCAGTTATGATATTCACTGGTCATAATGTGAGCAGGGAAAGTGAAAACCAGTCCTATGCTGATATTCTACAACGCTCTGTCCTGCTTCAAAATGCTTTTACTGCTACATTTGAATTTGTGGGCTGCATTCTTGAGCGGTGCAACCAGTTAGCTGATCCCTCATTAAGCTATTTGCTACCTGGGATTATGGTGTTTGTGGAATGGTTGGCGTGTCGTCAGGATTTTGCTGTTGGCAGTGAATTGGAGGAGAAACAAGTGAGTGCAAGATCTTTTTTCTGGAACGAATGCATAATGTTTCTGAATAAGCTCTTGTCTAGTGGTTGTGTGTCAATTACTGAAGATGAAGACGAGACGTGTTTTTCAAATATGAGCAAGTATGACGAAAGTGAAACTGCTAATCGTCTTGCATTACCTGAGGATTTTGAGTTGAGAGGATTCCATCCTCTTCTTCCTGCCCAACTCATCCTTGATTTTTCAAGGAAGCACTTATTTGGAGGTGATGGAGGCAGCAGAGAGAGGATTTCACGTGTAAAGAGGATTATAGCAGCTGGAAAGGCTCTTGCTAATGTTGTCCGAGTTGGcccggagggagtatatttcgACGACAGGATGAAAAAGTTTGTCTTTGGTGTTGAACCTCAGACTTCTGATGATCATTTTCTCTCCAGTCATTTGGAACCTAATGTGAATGATAACTTGCTAGATATTTCAGCAGAAGGCCGAATGGCTCTGGCTGCCTTGCCAAAGATAGAGGTGGGTATGGAAGCAGAGGATGAAGATGAGGTGATAGTATTTAAGCCTCCGACTACTGAAAGGCTTATGGATGAGTTTTCTTCAAAGTTGACTTCTCCAGAGATTTTTGCTTCTGCCGGTGGGGCTAGCAAGGTTGATTTTGGTAATGAAAAGGGATCTATCTCCGCTGTGCAGGATGGGTTTCTCTTGCAGAGTGCATTGACTGCAGGCAAGAAATCTTCTCCAACTGTTTTTAACACTGTTGCTAATGGCACTTATCAATATCAGCAACCTGTCCAACCTAGCACATCGACGTGGTCAGCAAAACAATTGCCTATTGTGAATGGCTTGGCCCAGTTGAACTTGATGGAAAATGGATCCTCACTGAAGTCTGATCTGCAAGATAAGTTCGGAGTTTATCAACATGTGTCTGTTTCCATGCCTTACCCCCAATTTGTGAATGCTGGTCCTAGCCATAACTATCCTGTTGTGATTCCACAAGCTAGTGTGCCTTCTAAGTTTGATTCCATCATACCTTCTGGATCATCCATTGATGGTCTGGCCGTCAAACCATCATTGGTCATGCCACCTGGCTCAAAGAAGAATCCAGTGAGTCGACCTGTTAGACACTTTGGTCCACCACCTGGTTTTGGTTCTGTTCCTTCCAAGGTTGTGGATGAACCATTGTTCAACAGCATGCCCCAAAATGAAACTTCAATTCCTCAAATAGATGATTACAGCTGGTTAGATGGCTATCAGCTGTCTTCATCCAATCATGGTGTTGGGTTCAGTAATTCTGCAAATATCAATGTCTCAACGGGAATTTCTACCTTCCCTTTCCCTGGGAAGCAGGTGCCGATACAAGTGCAGAGTGATAATCAGAAAGGCTGGCAGGAGCATCCCTTTTCGGAACAGATGCTGCACTATGAGGAGCAGCATAGAGAACTTCAGAAAGGAAACCAACAGCATGGCTTGCCGCAGCAGCAGTATCAAGGACAGTCACTTTGGGAAGGTCGTTTCTTTGTGTGAGATGATTAAGGGAGCATAGATGACAAGGTAATGTTTGTTCCTTGTGGTGTGCATGTTTATTGATATATGTAAACCTATATGATAGTATCAATCCTTGGCATATGGGTTTCTTCACTCAAGTATCTTATTCAAAATTGTTGGTATCTAACACAGTATGGTTGTTACCAAATTGTGCAGCAGCAAATGTTCGTGGCTGGGTGCTATATTTCGTCCGTCGCTGTTGGGAAATGGCCAATGTTATTAAGTTTTTAATGGAACATTGTTGGTCTGGAGTGTTGCAGGCACCTGCTTTCAAAGaggtctctttctctctctctccccccccccccccaccccccccaattCCAGAATCTCTTCTCTGCAGTCTCCTTTTGAGATTCGGGGAATgactttttaaattttcttgCAGCTTGTGCCGAGCTTGCCAGATGGGTTGAATGAAGCTTATAATTCAGTAAGTGATGCATGTGGAAATCTTATAAGCTTGAATGCGTTCTCTGGTCGGATCAGTTGGATAAGCCTTCAGGGATATTTGGATTATGGTGGATGGTGGTGGTCATGTGGGTGGGAATTTAAAGAAGTTCTAGCAAATCCTATATCTTCATGGCTGGTGAAGTTCTTTCATCTGAAGCCTTCCGTGTGGTGTCTGCCATGAATGCCATGATGAGAGTTTCAAAAGCTAAAATTTTATAATACAAGTCTCTGCAGTCGTCAGTATGTCAACAAAAGCTCTGAAGTGGAATTTGACGATTCGTGGAGATTTTCTTTGATAATTGAAGTTTGTCATGGCTGATAGATTTTAATAAGATTGCGATTATAAACGCAATAAGGTATTTCAACCTTGGTGGTTGATGGTTTTATTACAAAATCAAGACATTATATGCTTAGGTGATTGTTTTTTGTTATGGTCAAGTACATTGTGATGCTAGTAATTGATGTTTGTTGATGTCCTTCCAGAGTGTGTTTTTGTTATAATCGATGCATATCTCATTGTGTTTTTTCTTGACTTGACTGTGGTAGTACCAAGAATGGTCTTGAAGGTGCTTTTTGTTCATTTTGTCGGACACAACTCGAAATTACAATGttgaaattataatttgttGAGCTTTGCGAGAAGGAAAACTGTAGCAGAAGTGACAACAGGGATGAGAACTTCATTCGGGATCAGCTTTGGGGCCAAGCGTTGCTTTAAGAACAGGGCTGCAGCCGGCACTCCATACAGGTAAAATATCATATCCTTTGCTCCAGCTATGTTGGTAATCCCTGTGTCAAGAATCACTTCTTGCAATATCTTCTGAAATTGTTCCTTTTTCAATGGTGTCCCCTCGCCCCCTCTGTGTTTCTGGAACAGAAGAACGAGTCTGAGATGTTCTTATGGGAAAGAAACGATTGTTTGCATTGAAATATCAGAATAGATAGGTAAATAAAGTTGGGAGTTACTTACATTGTAGGTTTGTTGAAGCTTGCTTTTCTCTTGCACCTTAAACTGAGGTCGGCCTATAGTTCTGTTAATTTCTCTGTAGGAGATTACCAG contains:
- the LOC130990199 gene encoding nonsense-mediated mRNA decay factor SMG7, translating into MTLLMDNNKDNPSRERVQQLFNKNVELENKRRKAAQARIPSDPNTWQNMRENYEAILLEDHAFSEQHDIEYALWQLHYRRIEELRALFNAAALASAGSPASQNGKGTVRAGPDRLTKIRSQFKTFLSEATGFYHDLMLKIRSKYGLPLGYSSDDPENQIPMSKDGNKSSEGKKGLMSCHRCLIYLGDLARYKSLYGEGDSKARDFAAASSYYLQASSIWPSSGNPHHQLAILAGYSNDELLSIYRYFRSLAVDIPFVTARDNLIIAFEKNRQSYSQLLGDGKAPAVKMQPARVPGKGKGKGELRPALKENKSVASAIKERAPNKSELFKAFITKFVRLNGILFTRTSLEIFPEVFSMVKNDLLELLSSGPDDEFNFGSDAAECRLAVIRMIAVMIFTGHNVSRESENQSYADILQRSVLLQNAFTATFEFVGCILERCNQLADPSLSYLLPGIMVFVEWLACRQDFAVGSELEEKQVSARSFFWNECIMFLNKLLSSGCVSITEDEDETCFSNMSKYDESETANRLALPEDFELRGFHPLLPAQLILDFSRKHLFGGDGGSRERISRVKRIIAAGKALANVVRVGPEGVYFDDRMKKFVFGVEPQTSDDHFLSSHLEPNVNDNLLDISAEGRMALAALPKIEVGMEAEDEDEVIVFKPPTTERLMDEFSSKLTSPEIFASAGGASKVDFGNEKGSISAVQDGFLLQSALTAGKKSSPTVFNTVANGTYQYQQPVQPSTSTWSAKQLPIVNGLAQLNLMENGSSLKSDLQDKFGVYQHVSVSMPYPQFVNAGPSHNYPVVIPQASVPSKFDSIIPSGSSIDGLAVKPSLVMPPGSKKNPVSRPVRHFGPPPGFGSVPSKVVDEPLFNSMPQNETSIPQIDDYSWLDGYQLSSSNHGVGFSNSANINVSTGISTFPFPGKQVPIQVQSDNQKGWQEHPFSEQMLHYEEQHRELQKGNQQHGLPQQQYQGQSLWEGRFFV
- the LOC130990200 gene encoding uncharacterized protein LOC130990200, with the protein product MGQSLNKSGSEEKEVEPVILDYYDKYFSNTKDWKCADFYHAVCQIVEEINRTIGRPQFKVQEKSKLQQTYNKHRGGEGTPLKKEQFQKILQEVILDTGITNIAGAKDMIFYLYGVPAAALFLKQRLAPKLIPNEVLIPVVTSATVFLLAKLNKL